From Micromonospora nigra, one genomic window encodes:
- a CDS encoding glycoside hydrolase family 15 protein — translation MESYPPVEAHGFIGDLQTAALISKDGVLDWFCAPRFDSPSIFAALLDRRGGGHFRIAPDGTEYVSKQLYLPGTPILITRFLSVDGVGELIDFMPLAGTEPTGRHRVIRMLKVVRGTMRFRVECRPRFNYGRDEHVLERRPEGHLFRAPGMTMSLSPVQPGDRQVREEKLDLDGNAVHALITLSVGDTGGLVLETEPEGEPRVFRPAEIELEFDRTREFWRQWLDRSRYTGRWREMVERSAITLKLMTYAPTGALIAAPTAGLPELIGGERNWDYRYTWLRDASFSVHALLYLGYTEEAAHYLEWVGDRIREATEGHVPLQLLYRVDGSPHVGEEILPHFEGYRGSYPVRIGNHAASQLQLDVYGEALEALFLADAAGLGVSRDVWRDIARLMNWLCRNWDTPDDGIWETRGGRRRFTYSRLMSWVALDRALRVAAHEGKPADLLRWTTARDAIYEQVMDRGYNRHRHAFVQHYDTEVLDASLLSMPSFGFIAASDPMWQSTMRAIQDELVSDSLVYRYDPAASPDGLPGAEGTFTMCSFWYVEALAQVGRVDEARLVFEKLFTYSTSLGLFSEEIAPTGEQIGNFPQAFSHLSLISTAIRLDGLLNNPRSAAPPPGRR, via the coding sequence GTGGAGTCCTATCCGCCGGTTGAGGCGCACGGTTTCATCGGGGACCTGCAGACCGCGGCGCTCATCAGCAAGGACGGCGTCCTCGACTGGTTCTGCGCCCCCCGCTTCGACTCACCCAGCATCTTCGCCGCGCTGCTCGACCGGCGGGGCGGCGGCCACTTCCGGATCGCCCCCGACGGCACCGAGTACGTGAGCAAGCAGCTCTACCTTCCCGGCACGCCGATCCTCATCACCCGCTTCCTCAGCGTCGACGGCGTGGGTGAGCTGATCGACTTCATGCCCCTGGCCGGCACGGAGCCGACCGGCCGGCACCGGGTGATCAGGATGCTCAAGGTGGTCCGGGGCACGATGCGGTTCCGGGTGGAGTGCCGGCCCCGGTTCAACTACGGGCGTGACGAGCACGTCCTGGAGCGACGGCCCGAGGGTCATCTCTTCCGGGCCCCCGGCATGACGATGTCCCTGAGCCCCGTGCAGCCCGGTGACCGGCAGGTCCGGGAGGAGAAGCTGGATCTCGACGGCAACGCCGTCCACGCGCTGATCACCCTGTCCGTTGGCGACACCGGCGGGCTGGTGCTGGAGACCGAGCCCGAAGGGGAGCCGCGGGTGTTCCGGCCGGCGGAGATCGAGCTGGAGTTCGACCGGACGCGCGAGTTCTGGCGGCAGTGGCTCGACAGGTCCCGGTACACCGGTCGGTGGCGGGAGATGGTGGAACGCTCCGCCATCACCCTGAAGTTGATGACCTACGCGCCCACCGGTGCCCTGATCGCCGCGCCCACCGCGGGGCTGCCCGAACTCATCGGCGGGGAACGGAACTGGGACTACCGCTACACCTGGCTGCGGGACGCGTCGTTCTCGGTCCACGCGCTGCTCTACCTGGGCTACACGGAGGAGGCCGCCCACTACCTCGAATGGGTCGGCGACCGGATCCGGGAGGCGACCGAGGGGCACGTCCCCCTGCAACTGCTCTACCGGGTCGACGGCTCGCCGCACGTGGGCGAGGAGATCCTGCCCCACTTCGAGGGCTACCGGGGGTCCTACCCCGTGCGGATCGGCAACCACGCCGCCTCCCAGTTGCAACTGGACGTGTACGGCGAGGCCCTCGAGGCCCTCTTCCTGGCCGATGCCGCCGGCCTCGGCGTGTCGCGGGACGTGTGGCGGGACATCGCGCGCCTGATGAACTGGCTCTGCCGCAACTGGGACACCCCCGACGACGGGATCTGGGAGACCCGTGGCGGGCGCCGGCGGTTCACGTACAGCCGCCTCATGTCGTGGGTGGCGCTCGACCGGGCGTTGCGCGTCGCCGCCCACGAGGGCAAGCCCGCCGACCTGCTGCGCTGGACCACCGCGCGGGACGCGATCTACGAGCAGGTGATGGACAGGGGGTACAACCGCCACCGGCACGCGTTCGTCCAGCACTACGACACCGAGGTGCTGGACGCGTCGCTGCTGAGCATGCCGTCGTTCGGCTTCATCGCGGCGTCCGACCCGATGTGGCAGTCGACGATGCGGGCGATCCAGGACGAGCTGGTGTCCGACAGCCTCGTCTACCGGTACGACCCGGCGGCCTCCCCCGACGGCCTCCCCGGTGCCGAGGGCACCTTCACCATGTGTTCCTTCTGGTATGTCGAGGCGCTCGCCCAGGTCGGCCGGGTCGACGAGGCCAGGTTGGTCTTCGAGAAGCTGTTCACCTACAGCACGAGCCTCGGTCTGTTCTCGGAGGAGATCGCGCCCACCGGGGAGCAGATCGGTAACTTTCCCCAGGCGTTCAGCCACCTGTCGTTGATCAGCACGGCCATCCGCCTGGACGGGCTGCTGAACAACCCGCGCTCGGCCGCGCCACCTCCCGGCCGGCGGTGA
- a CDS encoding LacI family DNA-binding transcriptional regulator, with product MATLSDVARRAGVSPATASRVINGSSKPVTDQLRERVLRAVAELKYVPNAHAQLLARSHRTAVGVIVHDVSDPYFSEVTRGLQRVASDQGRLLMICNSYRDPDRELEYVELLRGHQVAAIIMAGSGYHDPTFTALLNDKLAAYEATGGRVAVIGRHEHSGDAVMPDNRGGGRLVGAELGALGHREIGVVAGPKVLTTTTDRLAGLREGLRATGRLLPDDRIRYAGFDRDSGAEAAAALVDAEPGLTALVALNDSMAIGALGMLRGRGIDVPGRISVVGFDDMPIARDVTPPLTTVRLSLVEMGARAMALALDAGAAAPRVEALAASLVRRDSTGPPPA from the coding sequence GTGGCAACCCTGTCCGATGTGGCGCGACGGGCGGGGGTCTCCCCCGCGACGGCGTCACGCGTGATCAACGGCAGCAGCAAGCCGGTCACCGACCAGCTCCGCGAACGCGTGCTGCGCGCCGTCGCCGAGTTGAAGTACGTGCCCAACGCCCACGCGCAACTGCTCGCCCGTTCGCACCGCACCGCCGTCGGCGTCATCGTCCACGACGTCTCCGACCCGTACTTCTCGGAGGTCACCCGGGGGCTGCAACGGGTCGCCAGCGACCAGGGCCGGCTGCTGATGATCTGCAACAGCTACCGCGACCCGGACCGCGAGCTGGAGTACGTCGAGCTGCTGCGCGGTCACCAGGTCGCCGCGATCATCATGGCCGGCTCCGGTTACCACGACCCCACCTTCACCGCGCTGCTCAACGACAAGCTCGCCGCCTACGAGGCCACCGGCGGGCGTGTCGCGGTGATCGGCCGACACGAGCACTCCGGCGACGCGGTCATGCCCGACAACCGGGGCGGCGGCCGGCTCGTCGGGGCGGAACTGGGTGCGCTCGGTCACCGGGAGATCGGGGTGGTCGCGGGTCCGAAAGTGCTGACCACGACCACCGACCGGCTGGCCGGGCTCCGCGAGGGACTCCGTGCCACCGGGCGGCTGTTGCCCGACGACCGCATCCGCTACGCCGGCTTCGACCGCGACTCCGGAGCCGAGGCCGCCGCCGCGCTGGTGGACGCCGAGCCGGGGCTGACCGCCCTCGTGGCCCTCAACGACTCCATGGCCATCGGGGCGCTGGGCATGCTGCGCGGCCGGGGCATCGACGTGCCGGGCCGGATCTCGGTGGTCGGCTTCGACGACATGCCGATCGCACGGGACGTGACGCCCCCGCTCACCACCGTGCGGTTGTCGCTGGTGGAGATGGGGGCCCGGGCGATGGCCCTCGCACTGGACGCGGGCGCCGCCGCCCCCCGGGTCGAGGCCCTCGCCGCCAGCCTCGTGCGCCGCGACAGCACCGGCCCACCACCGGCGTAG
- a CDS encoding sugar phosphate isomerase/epimerase family protein, with the protein MRRFSFNQATAKHWPLAEVVAGCVAAGVPGIGLWREPVAEYGLARSAALVRDAGLTVTSLCRGGFFTADDWRDENLRAIDEAAALGTTELVLVSGGLPAGSRDIDGARARVADAIAELAPHARAAGVRLAIEPLHPMFSADRCVIATLGQALDIAERFDPGVVGVVVDAYHVWWDDTVYAQIARAGDRIAAFQVCDWVTPLPEGVLLGRALPGEGCIELRRLREAVDAAGYSGPVEVEVFNAEAWARPGHEVLAASVDGYLRHVV; encoded by the coding sequence CTGCGGCGGTTCTCGTTCAACCAGGCCACCGCGAAGCACTGGCCGCTGGCCGAGGTGGTCGCCGGCTGCGTCGCCGCCGGCGTCCCGGGCATCGGGCTGTGGCGGGAGCCGGTCGCCGAGTACGGTCTGGCCCGGTCCGCGGCGCTGGTCCGCGACGCCGGTCTCACGGTCACCTCGCTGTGCCGGGGCGGGTTCTTCACCGCCGACGACTGGCGCGACGAGAACCTGCGGGCGATCGACGAGGCCGCCGCCCTCGGCACCACCGAACTGGTGCTGGTCTCCGGCGGCCTGCCCGCGGGCAGCCGCGACATCGACGGGGCCCGCGCCCGGGTCGCCGACGCGATCGCCGAGCTTGCCCCGCACGCCCGGGCGGCCGGGGTGCGGCTGGCCATCGAGCCGCTGCACCCGATGTTCAGCGCCGACCGCTGCGTGATCGCCACCCTCGGGCAGGCCCTCGACATCGCCGAGCGGTTCGATCCGGGCGTGGTCGGGGTGGTGGTCGACGCGTACCACGTGTGGTGGGACGACACGGTGTACGCGCAGATCGCCCGCGCGGGCGACCGGATCGCCGCGTTCCAGGTCTGCGACTGGGTGACCCCGTTGCCGGAGGGCGTGCTGCTCGGCCGGGCGCTGCCCGGCGAGGGCTGCATCGAGTTGCGTCGGCTGCGGGAGGCCGTCGACGCGGCCGGCTACTCCGGGCCGGTGGAGGTGGAGGTGTTCAACGCCGAGGCGTGGGCGAGACCGGGCCACGAGGTGCTGGCCGCCTCGGTCGACGGCTACCTGCGGCACGTCGTCTGA
- a CDS encoding ABC transporter permease codes for MPLVLLVPALLGLALLVLPLAGLLGRAPWSTLPQRLAEPGLLAALWLSLRTATLATVLCLLLGVPLAWLLARVSFPGRRLVRALVTVPLVLPPVVGGVALLLVFGRRGLVGEWLDATFGVTLPFTTTGVVLAEAFVAMPFLVIAVEGALRGADQRYEEAAATLGAGRWVTFTRVTLPLVAPGLAAGAVLCWARALGEFGATITFAGNFPGRTQTMPLAVYLALETDLEAAIVLSLVLLVVSVGILVALRDRWLAAP; via the coding sequence GTGCCACTGGTGCTGCTGGTGCCGGCGCTGCTCGGGCTGGCCCTGCTGGTGCTGCCGCTGGCCGGGCTGCTCGGCCGCGCCCCGTGGTCCACCCTGCCGCAGCGGCTGGCCGAGCCGGGCCTGCTCGCCGCGCTGTGGCTGTCGCTACGCACCGCCACCCTGGCCACGGTGCTGTGCCTGCTGCTCGGGGTGCCGCTGGCCTGGCTGCTGGCCCGGGTGTCGTTCCCCGGCCGGCGACTCGTCCGCGCCCTGGTCACCGTGCCGCTGGTGCTGCCGCCGGTGGTGGGCGGGGTGGCGCTGCTGCTGGTCTTCGGGCGGCGCGGCCTCGTCGGGGAGTGGCTGGACGCCACGTTCGGCGTGACGCTGCCGTTCACCACCACGGGCGTGGTCCTCGCCGAGGCGTTCGTGGCGATGCCGTTCCTCGTCATCGCCGTCGAGGGGGCGCTGCGCGGCGCCGACCAGCGGTACGAGGAGGCCGCCGCCACCCTCGGGGCGGGCCGGTGGGTGACCTTCACCCGGGTCACGCTTCCCCTGGTCGCGCCCGGCCTGGCCGCCGGGGCGGTGCTGTGTTGGGCGCGGGCGCTGGGCGAGTTCGGCGCGACCATCACCTTCGCCGGCAACTTCCCGGGCCGCACCCAGACCATGCCGCTGGCCGTCTACCTGGCGCTGGAGACCGATCTGGAGGCGGCGATCGTGCTCAGCCTCGTCCTGCTCGTCGTCTCGGTGGGCATCCTGGTGGCGCTGCGCGACCGATGGCTGGCGGCACCGTGA
- a CDS encoding dihydrodipicolinate synthase family protein, with protein sequence MSAEVTLPGGRRLRLAGGVGHPRPAAPATGRIAYAAAHVVADPTAENVPGAPAVLDWDRTLAFRHHLWSYGLGVAEAMDTAQRGMGLDHRATRELIRRSAAEARAVGGRIVAGVATDQLPAGPATLAQVTAAYREQFDDTVAAGARPVLMCSRHLAAAARGPEDYLRVYDELLSASDTPVVLHWLGPMFDPALSGYWGSTDLDLAADTVVELLKLHAGKVDGIKVSLLDAGREIALRRRLPAGVRLYTGDDFHYPELIRGDEQGHSDALLGVFAAIAPAAAAALAALDGGDLAAYDAIFAPTVPLARHLFAAPTWNYKTGIVFLAWLTGHQDHFTMVGGLQSGRSPAHLATLLTLAEAAGLLPDAELAAARARALFTVAGVPQ encoded by the coding sequence GTGAGCGCCGAGGTCACCCTGCCCGGCGGGCGGCGGCTGCGGCTGGCCGGGGGCGTCGGCCACCCACGCCCCGCCGCGCCGGCCACCGGCCGCATCGCGTACGCCGCTGCGCACGTCGTCGCCGACCCGACCGCCGAGAACGTGCCGGGGGCCCCGGCCGTGCTCGACTGGGACCGTACCCTCGCCTTCCGGCACCACCTGTGGTCGTACGGCCTCGGAGTGGCCGAGGCGATGGACACCGCGCAGCGCGGCATGGGCCTGGACCACCGCGCCACCCGCGAGCTGATCCGCCGCAGCGCGGCCGAGGCCCGCGCGGTGGGCGGGCGGATCGTCGCCGGAGTGGCCACCGACCAGCTGCCCGCCGGCCCGGCGACGCTGGCGCAGGTCACCGCCGCCTACCGCGAGCAGTTCGACGACACCGTCGCGGCGGGGGCCCGGCCGGTGCTGATGTGCAGCCGCCACCTGGCCGCCGCCGCCCGCGGCCCGGAGGACTACCTGCGGGTGTACGACGAGCTGCTGTCCGCCTCGGACACGCCCGTGGTGCTGCACTGGCTCGGGCCGATGTTCGACCCGGCGCTGTCGGGCTACTGGGGTTCGACCGACCTCGACCTGGCCGCCGACACCGTGGTCGAGCTGCTCAAGCTCCACGCCGGCAAGGTCGACGGGATCAAGGTGTCCCTGCTCGACGCCGGCCGGGAGATCGCGCTGCGCCGCCGACTGCCCGCCGGGGTGCGCCTCTACACCGGCGACGACTTCCACTATCCGGAGCTGATCCGGGGCGACGAGCAGGGCCACTCCGATGCGCTGCTCGGCGTGTTCGCGGCGATCGCCCCGGCCGCCGCCGCCGCGCTGGCCGCCCTCGACGGGGGCGACCTGGCCGCCTACGACGCGATCTTCGCGCCCACCGTCCCGCTGGCCCGGCACCTGTTCGCCGCGCCCACCTGGAACTACAAGACCGGCATCGTGTTCCTGGCCTGGCTGACCGGCCACCAGGACCACTTCACCATGGTCGGCGGCCTGCAGTCCGGGCGGTCGCCCGCCCACCTGGCCACGCTGCTGACCCTCGCCGAGGCGGCCGGTCTGCTGCCCGACGCCGAGCTGGCCGCCGCCCGCGCCCGGGCGTTGTTCACCGTAGCCGGGGTGCCGCAGTGA
- a CDS encoding PucR family transcriptional regulator yields the protein MATVAGGSTRRVVRRAVVADMPATVDRVLAAVTGQIPAYRALDPTQLAEVAAIARWAVARILDLWVHDEALDAADLERFSGIGAARAVDGRPLPVVLRAYRVAAADVIDLVVEHGRGRLTVTDVLALTRLWLASVDALSEALHTGYTAATRRLTGDHRRALADLLDDLLDGRQTSPAALAERCRALVVTLPARPALLVIEATSPLTALTPAGLAQVAVAVVGPEPPETVLTGLRGARGVVVAAAVCADRAAAALAERRWRGCLVLPRTPADTARAYRLASGALASAPERAFADRVLLREGDAQVLALLTGRPGADPELTGRAVLGPVAGSDHPHLVDGLDAYLRTGSAAEAAQELGVHPQTMRYRLRRLAELTGRDPRRPWDRFVLEVAQTATRGSRS from the coding sequence GTGGCCACGGTGGCGGGCGGGTCGACGCGACGCGTGGTGCGTCGGGCGGTCGTCGCCGACATGCCGGCCACCGTCGACCGGGTCCTCGCTGCGGTGACCGGGCAGATCCCGGCGTACCGGGCGCTCGACCCCACGCAGCTCGCGGAGGTCGCCGCCATCGCCCGCTGGGCCGTCGCCCGGATCCTCGACCTGTGGGTGCACGACGAGGCCCTCGACGCCGCCGACCTCGAACGGTTCTCCGGAATCGGTGCCGCCCGGGCCGTGGACGGTCGGCCCCTGCCGGTGGTCCTGCGCGCCTACCGGGTGGCCGCCGCCGACGTCATCGACCTGGTGGTGGAACACGGGCGCGGCCGGCTCACCGTGACCGACGTGCTGGCGCTGACCAGGCTCTGGCTGGCCAGCGTCGACGCGTTGTCCGAGGCCCTCCACACCGGCTACACGGCCGCCACCCGGCGCCTGACCGGCGATCACCGGCGAGCCCTGGCCGACCTGCTCGACGACCTGCTCGACGGGCGGCAGACGTCGCCGGCCGCGCTCGCCGAACGGTGCCGGGCCCTGGTGGTGACGCTGCCGGCCCGCCCGGCCCTGCTGGTGATCGAGGCGACCTCGCCCCTGACCGCCCTCACTCCGGCCGGTCTGGCGCAGGTGGCCGTGGCCGTCGTCGGCCCCGAACCGCCGGAGACGGTACTGACCGGGCTGCGGGGTGCCCGCGGGGTGGTCGTGGCTGCGGCGGTCTGCGCTGATCGGGCCGCGGCGGCCCTGGCCGAACGCCGGTGGCGGGGCTGCCTGGTCCTGCCGCGTACGCCCGCCGACACCGCACGGGCGTACCGGCTGGCGAGCGGCGCCCTGGCGTCGGCACCCGAGCGGGCCTTCGCCGACCGGGTGCTGCTGCGGGAGGGCGACGCCCAGGTGCTCGCGCTGCTGACCGGCCGGCCCGGTGCCGACCCGGAGCTGACCGGACGCGCCGTGCTGGGCCCGGTCGCCGGGTCGGACCACCCGCACCTGGTCGACGGCCTCGACGCCTACCTGCGCACCGGCTCGGCCGCCGAGGCCGCGCAGGAACTGGGCGTACACCCGCAGACCATGCGCTACCGGCTGCGCCGGCTGGCCGAGCTGACCGGTCGGGACCCGCGTCGCCCGTGGGACCGCTTCGTGCTGGAGGTCGCGCAGACCGCCACCCGTGGTTCGCGATCCTGA
- a CDS encoding ABC transporter ATP-binding protein codes for MAGGTVTAAGLDAHLVTGRGDFRLDVPLRVDAGEVVALLGPNGAGKTTALRTLAGLHPLTAGHVTLAGADLDRPAAGVFLPTERRPVGVVFQDYLLFPHLNARDNVAFGPRRHGAGRHAARRAAQEWLDRVGLAAYADHRPRQLSGGQAQRVALARALAVEPALLLLDEPLAALDARTRLDTRAELHRHLSAHPGATLLVTHDPLDALVLADRLVIVEAGRVVQEGDAAAITATPRTDYVARLVGLNLHRGRADGHTVLVGDGLALTVADRLHGAAFVAFPPAAVALHPHRPEGSPRNTWPAVVAGVQRHGDNLRVQLDGPIGVAADVTPAAVAQLRLVPGQRVWAAVKAAETRAYPVGD; via the coding sequence ATGGCTGGCGGCACCGTGACCGCGGCGGGGCTCGACGCCCACCTGGTCACCGGTCGGGGCGACTTCCGCCTCGACGTGCCGCTGCGGGTCGACGCCGGGGAGGTGGTGGCGCTGCTCGGCCCGAACGGCGCCGGCAAGACCACCGCGCTGCGGACCCTCGCCGGCCTGCACCCGCTCACCGCCGGCCACGTCACCCTCGCCGGCGCGGACCTCGACCGGCCCGCCGCCGGGGTGTTCCTGCCCACGGAGCGGCGCCCGGTCGGGGTGGTCTTCCAGGACTACCTGTTGTTCCCCCACCTGAACGCGCGCGACAACGTGGCGTTCGGGCCCCGCCGGCACGGCGCCGGGCGGCACGCCGCCCGCCGCGCCGCCCAGGAGTGGCTGGACCGGGTCGGGTTGGCGGCGTACGCCGACCACCGGCCCCGGCAGCTCTCCGGCGGTCAGGCCCAACGGGTCGCGCTCGCCCGCGCCCTCGCCGTGGAGCCGGCGCTGCTGCTGCTCGACGAACCGCTCGCCGCGCTGGACGCCCGGACCCGGCTGGACACCCGCGCCGAACTGCACCGGCACCTGAGCGCCCATCCCGGCGCGACGCTACTGGTGACCCACGACCCCCTCGACGCGTTGGTGCTCGCCGACCGGCTGGTCATCGTCGAGGCCGGACGGGTGGTGCAGGAGGGCGACGCCGCCGCGATCACCGCCACCCCCCGCACCGACTACGTCGCCCGGCTCGTCGGGCTGAACCTGCACCGGGGCCGGGCCGACGGCCACACCGTCCTGGTGGGCGACGGGCTCGCGCTCACCGTGGCCGACCGGCTGCACGGTGCCGCGTTCGTGGCCTTCCCACCGGCGGCGGTGGCCCTGCATCCGCACCGCCCCGAGGGCAGCCCGCGCAACACCTGGCCGGCCGTCGTGGCCGGCGTGCAGCGGCACGGCGACAACCTGCGGGTGCAGCTCGACGGGCCGATCGGCGTCGCCGCCGACGTGACACCGGCCGCCGTCGCCCAACTGCGGCTCGTGCCGGGGCAGCGGGTCTGGGCGGCGGTGAAGGCGGCGGAGACGCGCGCCTACCCGGTGGGCGACTGA
- a CDS encoding glycerate kinase codes for MRVVIAPDSFKGSLSAERVAEALAVGWGRERPTDDVRTVPLADGGEGTCAVLAAAHPDALSCPVTVTGPDGRPVRAAWLLLPDGTAVVELAAASGLPLMARPDALAATTRGTGELIAAALAHPDTRRLLVALGGSASTDGGAGALQALGVRLRDADGRDLPPGGGHLRRLAEVDLAGLPPLPPDGAACLVDVTAPLLGPSGAASQFGPQKGATPDQVGQLDTGLRRLAEVLGASPDRPGAGAAGGTGYGLAAAWGATLVPGAPTVADAAGLPAALSAADLVVTGEGRFDAQSGQGKIVGYVLRAAADHGVDAHLVAGQVAARLPVPVVESVDLSVLAGSTEAAIGRAGHWLTEAGRRLAGQVRWPLDATPAR; via the coding sequence ATGCGGGTCGTGATCGCGCCGGATTCCTTCAAGGGCAGCCTGTCCGCCGAGCGGGTCGCCGAGGCCCTGGCGGTGGGCTGGGGAAGGGAGCGACCGACCGACGACGTCCGCACCGTCCCCCTCGCCGACGGGGGAGAGGGCACCTGTGCGGTCCTCGCCGCCGCGCACCCGGACGCACTGTCGTGCCCGGTCACCGTCACCGGCCCCGACGGTCGTCCCGTGCGCGCCGCCTGGCTGCTGCTCCCCGACGGCACCGCCGTGGTGGAACTCGCCGCCGCCAGTGGGCTGCCGCTCATGGCCCGGCCCGACGCGCTCGCCGCCACCACCCGTGGCACCGGCGAGTTGATCGCCGCCGCACTCGCCCACCCCGACACCCGGAGACTCCTGGTCGCCCTCGGCGGGTCGGCCAGCACCGACGGCGGCGCGGGCGCGTTGCAGGCGCTCGGCGTGCGCCTGCGCGACGCCGACGGGCGTGATCTGCCGCCCGGTGGCGGTCACCTGCGCCGGCTGGCCGAGGTGGACCTCGCCGGCCTGCCGCCGCTCCCACCCGACGGCGCGGCCTGCCTGGTCGACGTGACCGCGCCGTTGCTCGGCCCGAGCGGGGCCGCCAGCCAGTTCGGGCCGCAGAAGGGCGCCACCCCCGACCAGGTCGGGCAGTTGGACACCGGGCTGCGGCGCCTCGCCGAGGTGCTGGGCGCGTCGCCCGACCGGCCGGGCGCGGGTGCGGCCGGCGGTACCGGCTACGGCCTCGCCGCCGCCTGGGGCGCCACCCTCGTCCCCGGTGCACCCACCGTCGCCGACGCCGCCGGGCTCCCGGCGGCCCTGTCGGCGGCCGACCTGGTGGTCACCGGCGAGGGACGGTTCGACGCCCAGTCCGGTCAGGGGAAGATCGTCGGGTACGTGCTCCGCGCGGCGGCCGACCACGGCGTCGACGCCCACCTGGTGGCCGGGCAGGTCGCGGCGCGGCTGCCGGTGCCGGTGGTCGAGTCGGTCGACCTGTCGGTGCTGGCCGGCAGCACCGAGGCGGCCATCGGGCGGGCCGGGCACTGGCTGACCGAGGCCGGCCGGCGCCTGGCCGGGCAGGTGCGGTGGCCGCTCGACGCGACCCCGGCACGCTAG
- a CDS encoding Gfo/Idh/MocA family protein produces the protein MTRRSIGIIVNGVTGRMGYWQHLVRSLLAIREAGGVPLADGTTIWPHLVLVGRSEPKLRQIAERHGLDDWTTDLTAALARDDVQVYFDAQVTQQREKAIRQAIDAGKHIYTEKPLAEDTEAALDLARAARAAGVRTGVVQDKLFLPGLRKLKRLLDGGFFGRVLSVRGEFGYWVFEGDWQPAQRPSWNYRAEDGGGIVVDMFPHWHYVLEELFGAVRSVSCVTATHVPRRVDESGRPYPATADDAAYGVFELEGGVIAQLNSSWCVRVHRDELVEFQVDGTEGSAVAGLRRCRVQHRAVTPKPVWNPDLPATEDFRAQWTDVPDNEEFDNGFKVQWEAFLRHVVAGEPFPWDFLAGARGVQLAELGLVSAREGRRVEVPELSL, from the coding sequence ATGACCCGCAGGTCGATCGGCATCATCGTCAACGGCGTCACCGGCCGGATGGGCTACTGGCAGCACCTGGTGCGTTCGCTGCTGGCCATCCGTGAAGCCGGTGGCGTACCGCTGGCCGACGGCACCACCATCTGGCCGCACCTCGTCCTCGTCGGCCGGAGCGAGCCGAAGCTCCGTCAGATCGCCGAACGCCACGGCCTCGACGACTGGACCACCGACCTGACCGCGGCCCTGGCCCGCGACGACGTGCAGGTCTACTTCGACGCCCAGGTCACCCAGCAGCGGGAGAAGGCGATCCGCCAGGCCATCGACGCCGGCAAGCACATCTACACGGAGAAGCCGCTCGCCGAGGACACCGAGGCCGCCCTCGACCTCGCGCGGGCCGCCCGCGCCGCCGGCGTCCGCACCGGCGTGGTGCAGGACAAGCTGTTCCTGCCGGGGCTGCGCAAGCTCAAGCGGCTGCTCGACGGTGGCTTCTTCGGCCGGGTGCTGTCCGTGCGCGGCGAGTTCGGCTACTGGGTCTTCGAGGGTGACTGGCAGCCCGCCCAGCGTCCCTCATGGAACTACCGGGCCGAGGACGGCGGCGGCATCGTGGTCGACATGTTCCCGCACTGGCACTACGTGCTGGAGGAGCTGTTCGGCGCGGTGCGCTCCGTGTCCTGCGTGACCGCCACCCACGTGCCCCGGCGGGTCGACGAGTCCGGCCGGCCCTACCCCGCCACCGCCGACGACGCCGCCTACGGCGTGTTCGAGCTGGAGGGCGGGGTGATCGCCCAGCTCAACTCCTCCTGGTGCGTACGCGTGCACCGCGACGAACTGGTCGAGTTCCAGGTCGACGGCACCGAGGGCAGCGCCGTCGCCGGCCTGCGCCGCTGCCGCGTGCAGCACCGCGCGGTCACGCCCAAGCCGGTGTGGAACCCCGACCTGCCGGCCACGGAGGACTTCCGCGCCCAGTGGACCGACGTGCCCGACAACGAGGAGTTCGACAACGGGTTCAAGGTGCAGTGGGAGGCGTTCCTGCGGCACGTCGTGGCCGGCGAGCCCTTCCCGTGGGACTTCCTGGCCGGCGCCCGGGGCGTGCAGCTCGCCGAGCTGGGGCTCGTGTCGGCCCGGGAGGGTCGCCGGGTCGAGGTGCCGGAGCTGTCGCTGTGA